Genomic window (Eubalaena glacialis isolate mEubGla1 chromosome 6, mEubGla1.1.hap2.+ XY, whole genome shotgun sequence):
TtttctgatcttttctatttcagTCTGGATACACACCATTCTCACTTCCTCAAAGCCAAAAAAGTCAACTGTAGATCTTTATTAACCTAATAGCACCAacataaatagattttaaaattcccCACAGAGATTCAATTAACCTTTATGGAAGCACACCATGGCAGCACATAAAGCATCTGAAATAACCCCGCATACTTTCATACAAGCTTAATACTTCATAGTGGAGAGTAAGACCTTTTCCCACAAGTGCAATCATTTCcagtaaaattaaagttaaagagCTGTTATGTTCATATAAATCTGCTTTGCTCATAGCTCCTCCTAGAAAATCACCAAGTAGGAACAGTCAATCTAGCTCCCTAGACACCATCATCCACCCTATCTTCTCACTCCCTCTATCCTTTCCCTGCTCTCACATATAAAGCTATATCATTTATCCTGCCACCCCTTAAAAAAACCAATTTGATTTTCCTGTGATTTGCCTGTGATTTTCTTATACAGGCAGCAAAGTCAAAACCAATGAAGTCTTTAGGAAAGACATTTGTGGTGTCAATGTTCATGTTTTGTGGAGGGTAGGGAATAACTATTATTCTTATGAGTTATTCTTACCGGGCGGTGAGAGGTAAAGACATCAAGATGCTTTCGATCCTGGATCCTGGAGTGAAGAGGCCAAACTTTGTACCCCGATCATACAGCAGGTTAAATTCTACATACCTGACATAAAGACATCAAATAAGATTAAGGATTGGCTGAGTAATCCCTTTCTTAAGATTAGTCCATAACAAATACTTAAAGGGGGGGCATCTtcccaccacctcccaccccatcaGCTGGAACTGGCAGAGAAAACACCAGTCTCGTCAGTTGAGTTTTCTCCATCTGGAAAGGCATAAAGAAAAGGCTATTCTATCCAACAAACAATAGGATATAGATTCAGCCCCAACATAGAGCAGTTACAAAACAATAAGGTTATGTTTTCcaataaataaacagaatgaaCACAAAGCTTAGAACTTGAAGgcacaaaaacaattaagaaaagcaAATGGCACCCTTTATCAGGATAAAACAGCTCTTTCTGGCCCTCGCCTAGAGTCTGAGATGCTTCACAGTCAAAGACTTCATTTCACTGCTAATAACTCACACGAACTAAGACAGTGTAAAGCTCTTGTAATTGAAAAGCCAAGAACAGATAACAGAAATCTATTAATAATTACTAATATATTATAGATATCTCCTTTTCTTAAACTAGTTAACAGCATTAATAAGCAGTCATATAATTCAGTCTTCCTGCAAATTAATGACAAAGTCATAATAGAAGGTAGTGATTGAGTTGCAGTGCTCAGTCCTTAGCATCAACTAAAACCTGGTTCAGGATATTAGTTTTCCATGAACTGCCATAGAGTCATATCTAAACTCTGTCTAGCTtaaaaatctgtgattgcctttaaCATCATGAGATCCTTTGTAAAAGGGTCTCTTCTCTCCAATTTCAAAAGATAACTTCCactacccaaaagaattgagaaTGATCCATAAATCTGAAAATTTCAATAGTCCCCCTTCATGTCATTTCTCAACTCACTCAAAAACTACTCTCTTGGTCTAAACTTCCCTCAGATATTACCGTTTATGCATTGGTTACTGTATTtaatcacaactagagaaaatatTCTCTAGATTCCCGCAGTCCTTCAATTTTTAGAAAGCAACCTTCACTGTGGAAACTTGCCAAAGGCTctgagaaaatttaaataaattacattcaTGGATCCCTTTCTAGTCCTCACCATTTATTTATCACTGATTGAGTTCCGTGCACTAATAACTATTTAATACCTTCTTATGTCTGTTTCAAAAGATAATTCAAGTGAATCTTCTTAACTTCTTCCTAAGACCATGGAAAAGAACTCCAGTCTCTCAGCTCCCTTTTTCACCCCTGATGTTACCCTCCTGAAACATGATATTTAAGGGATGGCTGTGATTCTCTATTTGTACAGATGTCTTGTTCAAAGACCCCTGTAAGGAGCTCCCAAATGAGCCTCTATAGGATCCCTGTGCTGGTTTTCTGTTTTGAGTGAACAATGCTCCTTTCTGTATATCAGCCTGATATACTCTCACCAGGTTTTGCTTAGATCTGATCTTTCTGATCCTTTCCATTCATTTATCCTCTCCAAGGTTCCTATAAACTAAGAACCTTAACCACTCCCTTCAATTTAACTGATACCTACACTGTATCCTGTTTCCCTTTCCCAAAatacagcaaaacaaaaaagaagactaAGACTGGAGGTTCAAGGTCTGGGGAGAGAATAGTAGTAACTGAGGACAAGAGACTAAATGAGATAGCCAAGTAAGAGGCTGCAAAGTCAAAAGAGAAGCAGCCTAACCACTGCAGGGGAAAGTCATACAGAAGGGGATGCGAGGAAGTGGGGAAGAGTAATACAGATAATGGGTTATGAATGCCGTGTAAGAAAGTGAAGACAGGGCTCATGACCGCAGCAAAGAGCTGGGGTTATCTTAAGCCCCAGAGATTACTGCCATTTTAAGGCCCAGAGACATGGGTGGTAGAAGGAGCCTCTCTTTGAAAGTACAGTCACCCACCACACCACAGAAAATTAACCTAATACCCCACACTTCTGCCTAATTCAAAAAACAGACATGAAATGATACACAcaaatggaactttcaaaatacGTTgtcaattaataataaaaaacagaacaaacaaaataaaatcattcctATGTCCAAGAAGTTTTAAAGGCTTCACCTCATTAGTATTCACGAAACCTGCCAGCTTTGCTTAAGAAATCTTATGCAAAACTAGAACATTGCACTTTCcacagagtttttttttctttttttagtttcttgtttgttttttattggagtttgttgttgctgtttccaCAGAGTTTTAAATTATCCTCTTAGGATGGTCTTCCCCACTAAACTGTGAGCTTTTCCCAGCATGGTCCCTAGCCATAGGAGGCACCTAATAAACTCAAGTGAAGGGAAGGAGTAGTAAAGGTGTATCTGGGAAATcatgggaccaaaaaaaaaaaaaaaatgtcccaaAACAGATGCATTGTTAAAGAACTGTCTAATAAGAACATTTAATCAATTCTCATTTTCCCAAGTTTATAAACAGGGAGCAAGCAAGCAGAGGTAGTcctaagaaagaataaacaacaaacatttatctttAGACTTTTAACATTATCTAAGTTGACCTTTTAGCTTTACCTCCTTAAGTACCCAAAGTTTCATATGCCTGAGACAAAATTAACATAAATGAGAAAATCCATTTTTTAGCCATGGACCAGTAGTACACATGCAATTAAGATGGTAACGAGAAACCGCTATGAGAGGGAAGATTGGATAATTTGGAGCTGATTCACAATCACACCCCCACTGAAGATGACCTCACGCTGGTCACCCAACTGAGCTCACCAAGCTGAGTGCACAAAGCAGGGTGGCTAAGGTGAGCATCACAGTCAGAAATAAGACCTACTTAACTTCATTCACATCTAAGAAAGTCTGCAAGTTTTGAAGGCACGATGACCTGATTCCACACCTGGGATCTtttatttactagctgtgtaaacttgggcaagGGACTTACTTTGCTGAGACtaagttttgtcatctgtaaaatgatgataattaCACCAATCTCACAGGTTTGTGAAGAAAATTAGATGTACACTGCCTAACATATTAGCCAGCACATATTAACATCtccataattaataaatattatcacTAAGTGTAAATAATTTCTGAAGTGATTATTTTCATCGTAACAACTTCCATGAAAAcctaaagataaatgaaaaaaatgtgtgatTCCAAATTTACAAAGCAGCAAAAACATTAAATGATTCTCCTACCTTGGCGTAAGGCTGGAAGGTATTGCTAGAAGAAACTATAAGAAATCAGCTGAAATAAATTCAACAAGTTCTTACTATAGGCCTAATATGGTTCTCCAATGTATAGACAAATTAAACAAACTTTGCTCTTTTTATAATACTATTTTATACAATGTTTTTTAATTCACTTGATATTTATCTAGTTATGAAAAGAAATTAGGGTGAGTATTAACAAAACTCTGACAAAGTATCTGCCCAAGACAACATAGCATCCACTCTTATTACAGCTGCTCCACTTCCCGACCTCCTAACCCCCAGAGTTATGCAATGAGACGGTTCATTCTCCTGTCACTCACTCACCGTCCTCTCCGGAGCTGCTGCCACAACTTCTCCCGGGGGGTGAAGGAGTCATCACAGTGCTTTTTCACAAGGGGGATATAAGAAGGAATGACAGCCTGGGTACAGCTCTGCACAAAGCGAAAGACCTCCTCCTTGGATGGAgagtcaaggtcatcaaaaaagataccccCGATGCCCCTCCGCTCCCCACGATGGGCTATAAAAAAGTAATCGTCACACCTGGAAAATACAGCAAGGCCAAATCAGGgaccaaagaggaaaaaacagacagacatgaAAATCAGTGTGAGCATTTCAGCTTAGCGCACCATCCCTGACTAATGCCAGCACAGTGCCCTTACTTTTTGTCCATGCCTGAAAATGAAACTAGAGTTTTAGACAGATCTCCTGCAGTTATCAACAACGAAGAAAATGCTTACACTTTTACCTACAAAGCAATAGGCAAGCTAGTACATGTCTATCTGAAGATGTGGCACTCTAAGACCTTTactgaaaagaaacagaatccACTATTAATactgtatttccttcttttttttaaagcactgtatTTCTTAAAACAAGTGACGCTGCTGCCCTCAGAAGCACTGCTACTTTTGCAGCAGGCAGGAATCCTCTACCAACAATGACACAAACCAGGTCCTTGATGGAGTGCTAACCCCTAAGCTGTCTGAATCAGTTCTTATTCACCAAAGGAAGGTAGAGTAAATTATCTCTAAGGTCTCTTTTGGCAATAAAATGTGATGACTCTATAACATGCATAACTCAGGGGAGGGTTGGTGGAAGGAAATGTTCAGAGAATAAAAGTCTTCAGAACATTAAAGGTTGCCCTTGTGAACCAGCACATGAAACTATCAATTTGTTCTTGAGTCTTTCCCCACCTGTGCCTACCAGAGCAGATTTCCTAAGTCTTTCCTAATTGCTAAATTTGCAGTACAGTTTACATCCTGGAAATAGTTTTCATTATCTCTGTATAATGAGGGTTCCTAAATAGAAAACCTGTACAAACAGAAAGTAAAAGCTATTGAAAAGGTTATCTTAAAAATAGACTTAATagcttaaagttaaaaaaaaaaaaaaggcagcagatGCAAATCCCTAGAACTGATGTGCTGGTATAATTCACCTTGACTGTGACTTCTTGGCTTTTCTTCATAGGTACATTTTATTAACAGAGTTAAAGTATATCCTGAGCAAGGCTGTAAAGCCAGCTTTAACTAAATCATGTTATTTCCAAATCTCTTTTCATGATATTATGAAATGAAGAGATTTACTAAATATGTATACTAAAAACTTTTTAGCTAGCCCGcatcctagatattttattaataCTACTTGGATAAAGTTCTTCAGTAACAgcgataaaaggaaaaaaaaaaaaaaaaaaagagagagagagaatgctacCCCACCAATCCTCCTCCTGAAAGGAAGCTGATTTGTAAGAGAAAAACAACCCTTCATCCTATATCTGTGTGTCCATAGCTGTCCAGTGTTTAGTGGTAATGTCAAATCAAAGAGAGGTTATTTAAATGTCTGATATTTTCTGAGGATTTTAAAGCTGAACTCCATATTCTTAGATAAATAACATcaagattccacaaatattaccacttaaaagcaaagcaaaaaataaaacccaaaaacccTTTCTGTTCCTCCTTCTTCTAGAATGGCAATTAGCTCTAAGCAGTGTTGAGTACCTTATTATTCCAAACAACTTATGCACAGGCTCCATTCCACATCTACCAAATATCCTGGGTCTCCTCACAACTTTTTTCTTTACCATCAGAGTTCCTTTCACAAAGTTTCCAATCCCACTTTCTCCTTGTCCAAAATCTCCAGTACATTTGCACCTCTCCTAATAGTTCTCCAACCCTCCCCATGCCCTAACACATTTCCATGGCAACAACGAGATGATAATCCTCGTGTGGGAAGAGAATTTAATATCCCACTTTAGGATTAAAAAGCCTCTGATTCTCAGGCATATATCACCTTCAAGTTTATATCCTAAATCATCTGGTATCAAAAATGATATTGCTACCCAATTTTTATCACAGACATTCAAATATTCCtaagaaaataatgtattaaaacCACTTAATACTTGTATCTCACTTCtggtgaaaggaaggaagggagggaggaaggaaacagtTCAACCTTCATAAGCTGAAAAAGATACTTAGTGACACAGTAGTGCCTTCAGGATCTACAGAAGGAATGGAAAATACTTAACGATCATAACAAGTTCAATAACTTTacctaccattttttaaatttggggtAGAGATCTGGACCATGCTGGTCACAAGCCTCCTTTAGAGTCCTGTGAAAATGCACTGCATCCTCTTGGTTCAAGTATGTTGGGGTAAGGTCACATCCACCACCAAACCACCACTGCTTGTTACCTACCAAATCGAGACATGTGATTCTGATGTGGACTTTGAGATGCAGCACACTACTCAAAACGAAAAGTTGAATACATTGCTTTAAATGCCATCACCTGCAGAGACACCAAAAGGAGTGGCTTGCACTGCACAGGTGCTCTGACAGGGTAACAGTTGGCCCAGCTAATGGCAAACAGAGACTGGAACTATATTTACATAATGAAGCATGATCAATTGCATCCCATCTTAAACCCACTGACAACGCACTAGTGACTGGCAAAGCTACATTATgtggaaaataatttccaaaagcAAGTTCTCAATGGCAACTTAACATTGCACGTGAGGTTTTCCTTTGGatgtaataaatttatatttgcaaAGAACCCTGTGTGCACTTTAAGTTCGGGTTCATTAAATCATTCCTTGTGTGTTGGAGGGAAATGGGGATGCCAGAGACCAGCCAATACCACTTTCACTTTTCACATCTAATAAATAATCCATTGCACCTGCCAAGGAATAAGCTTTCACATGCTTCCCAAAAAACCTAGTTAagatggtatttattttttcttggttttaGATGTTATGCCCCCTAACgtgttttaaaatacacattttgcaCAACAGTACTTTCCACACCTCCATAGCCCTTACCGTCGGCTTCTTCTACTTCAAAGTATCTGTAGTTGAAATGGATAGTAGGAGCATGAGGATTCTTGGGGTGGATAACAGAGCTCACGCCCATAGCAGAAAACGGCAATTTACCTGGAAAGTAAAACACGCAGTGAGCTGCACTCGATCACCTGGCTTGATACAAATTAACTCCAACATGGTTTCTCAATCAATTTTCAAAGGGTGCTTTTCAATTTGTCtcctaaaatataatttttaaaaagtaactgtgtcctcaagtccattctctacgtctgtgtctttattcctgtcctgcccctaggttcttcagaactatggacatatatacactaccaagtgtaaaatcgatagaagcagccacatagcacagggagatcagcttggtgctttgtgatcacctggaggggtgggatagggagggtgggagggagggagacgcaagagggaagagatatggggacatatgtatatgtataactgattcactttgttataaagcagaaactagcacaccattgtaaagcaattatactccaataaagatgttaaaaaaaaaagtaattgtgaACATGTTCAGCTGGCATACGCACCCAGATGGAATTTTACAGAAGCAATATGtactttataaataaaacttGCGGGGAGAAAAGGTTTACAGGGACTATTAAAGGAGATTGTCTGATTTACCATCTTTCGTCTTCAGcttttttcctctgcttctcATCTGTTTTGCTGCTTCCTCAGAAAGATTTCCATGAACGACAGAAATGCTCACCCCGGCCTTTTCAAAAACATGCCCATCTTGAAGTACACAGCTGATGCCACCACCTCCTgtttatggaaatgtaaaatgaggaGAGAATGTAAGGGTATATGCGAAGTTAAAAACAACTGCTGCATGAAGGTGGTGGGATTAGGAGTTATTTTCCTCCTCTATTTTCCAAATCTTCCATAATATcagcatatttataatttttaagtacAATTAAATTAGATAACCAGCTTAGCTTTATGACATTTGCTACTGATCATGGGTGGATATTTTATCTCCCCACACCACCCAACTGAATACTCTTCTACATCCTTATGTCATCATCTAAAATGAATCACTGGAATAGTTTCCCTTCAGATAAGACTGTTCAGAATGGCAGCTGTCAGTTGTGATACATGAGAGAAAGCTAAGATTAAAAACAGGAATAAGTATATTCAAAGAGTGTTCCAGTATTGCCAAATTTAAGAGTTCCATATTGTTTCAATTGTTTTTTCTCAGTGTGctgtttgccttttaattttgtttacagGTAATTAAAAAACAGATACTGAAATGCTTAAGGAATTCGGAAGCTTGAACTGAGTGAGACACACATTAACATTTAGGTATATGAGCTTTACTACTAGtagctggtttgtttttttaagacacTAGAGGTACCACAAGAGTTAATTGTTTCATGAAGCTTCATGTTTGgcttgttttatttctaaaaatttttagaGCTGGATGGGACATAAGATGATCCAGAACGACCCTTGTatatttcaaatgagaaaactgaggcccagaaaggcaaAATACTTTCTCCAAAAACACGCAACTAGTAAGTGGCCCAAACAATttgtctcaggacttccctggtggcgcagtggttgagaatctgcctgccaatgcaggagacacgggttcgagccctggtctgggaagatcctacgcgccgcggagcagctgggcccgtgagccacaattactgagcctgcgcgtctggagcctgtgctccgcaacaagagaggccgtgatggtgagaggcccgtgcacggcgatgaagagtggcccccgcttgccacaactagagaaagccctcgcacagaaacgaagacccaacacagccataaataaatactttaaaaaaaaaaagttaacaatgaAAATTAATGTGACATTATCAATAATAAATTGCGAAGctgaaataaactttaaaaaaaaacaatttgtctCAGTGCTTTCTAAGCATCAAACAATATTTGCAGCACTTCATATATATACACCTTATTTTACCCTTATAATACATTCATatgttatttaaatttcatttcatagatgaggaaacagaggcacaaaaAGTAActactgaaggtcacacagctagtccaGGTTGTGTCCTGATTCAACAGTCTTCACTTAAAAAATTAGAAGatggaggacttccctgctggcgcagtggttaagaatctgcctgccaatgcaggggacatgggttcgagccctggtcccggaagatcccatatgccgcggagcaactaagcccgtgagccacaactactgagcccacgcgcctagagcctgtgctccgcaacaagccaccccaatgagaagcccacgcgccgcaacgaagagtagctcccgctcaccacaactagagaaaacctgcgcgcagcaaccaagacccaacacagccaaaaataaattaatttttaaaaaaattacaagatgGAAAACACTATGAAAACCAGatttaacttcatttaaaataaatgtggcaGTATCACAGCCCCAAATCAGCTGATGAGAAGTTGCTGCAGTAGTCCCAGGTAAGAAGAATCAGAAATCCTTTAAGTTGATGACCAAGATGTAAGGTTTCACTGTATAGGCAATAACATGGTCATGAATGTAGGACGCTGTAAGAACTAGGTTTTAATACTTAAGTATTTTACCAGTGGAAATAAAGATTTTCCTGGCAGGAAATC
Coding sequences:
- the CPOX gene encoding oxygen-dependent coproporphyrinogen-III oxidase, mitochondrial; translated protein: MAMHLGRLSAGPCWLAARGGCGELRSWSLRCAAGRFCRPPGTACPEQSRGLGYGPTVGGGPRLRTGLAAGLAGLAGLAGLAAAAFGHVERAEMVSKSSGAPSPSPGRPEEEDDELARRCSCFMASPVTDLHELRRRPGDMKTKMELLILETQAQVCQALAQVDGGARFSVDRWERKEGGGGISCVLQDGHVFEKAGVSISVVHGNLSEEAAKQMRSRGKKLKTKDGKLPFSAMGVSSVIHPKNPHAPTIHFNYRYFEVEEADGNKQWWFGGGCDLTPTYLNQEDAVHFHRTLKEACDQHGPDLYPKFKKWCDDYFFIAHRGERRGIGGIFFDDLDSPSKEEVFRFVQSCTQAVIPSYIPLVKKHCDDSFTPREKLWQQLRRGRYVEFNLLYDRGTKFGLFTPGSRIESILMSLPLTARWEYMHSPSENSKEAEILDVLRHPRDWVH